A window of the Henckelia pumila isolate YLH828 chromosome 3, ASM3356847v2, whole genome shotgun sequence genome harbors these coding sequences:
- the LOC140892624 gene encoding B-box zinc finger protein 22-like, whose product MKIQCSVCEAAEANVLCCADDAALCWACDEKVHSANRLVSKHQRVLLSSSQTQMPKCDICQETIGYFFCLEDRALFCRKCDLAIHTVNSFVSKHQRFLLTGVKVGIEAIEHGPLPSFVKTKSQEKVSEPEFSLPKRTMPIQVSAGEDASSSKPPIPGGSATEGISPWHLDDFVGLGDFSQIHNFMDSGSSKVDNGRLGDSDSSPNLKVADGEFEDDEYMRQVPETFWAVPQIPSPPTASGLLCPKTCQDPSDWSVFVPDISLENSYHHHHKSRVARPKRRRHL is encoded by the exons ATGAAGATACAGTGCAGCGTGTGCGAGGCGGCGGAAGCCAACGTTCTCTGCTGCGCAGATGACGCGGCGCTGTGTTGGGCTTGCGATGAGAAAGTTCACTCAGCGAACAGGCTCGTTAGTAAGCACCAGAGGGTTCTGCTTTCTAGCTCACAAACCCAGATGCCCAAGTGCGATATTTGCCAG GAAACAATTGGCTACTTCTTCTGCCTAGAGGACCGTGCTTTATTTTGCAGAAAATGTGATCTTGCCATACACACAGTGAATTCCTTCGTATCAAAACATCAGAGGTTTTTACTTACTGGAGTTAAAGTAGGCATTGAAGCTATTGAACATGGTCCATTGCCGTCTTTTGTCAAGACTAAATCCCAGGAGAAAGTATCGGAACCAGAATTTTCTCTTCCCAAGCGGACCATGCCGATCCAAGTTAGTGCTGGTGAGGATGCTTCATCTTCGAAGCCTCCTATTCCTGGAGGTTCTGCAACTGAAGGCATTTCACCTTGGCACTTGGATGATTTTGTTGGACTTGGTGATTTCAGTCAGATTCATAATTTCATGGACAGTGGCTCATCTAAG GTAGATAATGGGAGACTTGGAGATTCAGATAGTTCTCCAAACTTAAAAGTTGCTGATGGAGAATTCGAGGACGACGAGTACATGAGACAAGTGCCAGAGACATTTTGGGCTGTACCCCAGATTCCTTCCCCGCCAACAGCTTCTGGACTACTGTGTCCTAAGACGTGCCAGGATCCGTCCGACTGGTCTGTCTTTGTACCTGACATTAGCTTGGAGAATAGCTACCATCATCATCATAAGTCGCGTGTTGCTAGGCCAAAGCGGAGGCGCCATCTCTGA